The window TTTGTGTATTTTGGTCTTAAATAGAGTATATATTGCCCCCAGGAATAGTATCAATCCTGATATTAGGAATAACTTAGATTTCAAAAAGAATAAAACAATACTCAATGCCGCTCCCATGAAAAGTAAAATCGTATCTTTTGTGCGCCTTTTTTGTATCACATTTATATATTCTTTTTCTCGTTTTATTCCCTCCTGAATTTGTCTCTGTTCTATTTCTTTTATTTCAATATTTTTCTTTAATTCTTCTTTTTCTTTTCTTAGTTTCTGGATGTTTTGAAGATCTTCTTCTATCTCTTTGTAACTGTCCAGTTCTGTTTCTAAAAGTGTTATTTCTCTCTTTTCTTCCTTTATCTTTCTGTTTATGGCAATCTTTTTTTCATATTCTTCTTTCTTTTTTAAGTTGGATAGACGGTTTAATTCTTCTATCCATCTGTCTTTATCTTTTAAATAGCTCTGATATTCAATTTCTATATTCTTTAATCTCTTTGCATCTTCTATCATTTTTAGTATTGTTTCTTTTTTTCTTTGTGCCTCTTCCCATCCTTCAATCAATTCTCCCTTTTTCTTGAAATTTTCACCAAATTTGTTTAAGTAAGAACCTAACGAATATCTAAATTTTTCTACAATAATATCAAAATTCACCTCTCCCCACAGCTTTTTTTCCATCATTGAAACAAATGTTTTGTTGCCTTGTTTTTCTGTTATGGAAAGCTCCTTTGTCCTTACAAAAAACAGACTTTCAAACAGCCATAGAGGCAATTCTTTGAATTCTTTTATTATTGTGTATAAAGGATAACCGTTTATTTTCCCATTACTTATAGAAAACATCTTTTCTTTGTAAGAGAAAGAGAGTGTAACTTTACCCCTGTATTTTCTTTCACTCCTTGTTTTTCCAAACAGGGCATATTCTATGCCGTCTAAGATGGTGCTTTTCCCTGCTTCATTTTTTCCATATATCACCGTTATATTTTTATCTAAATCTACCTCTTTGTAATTGAATTTCCCAAAATCTTCTAAAATTAATTTCTTTAACATTTGGATATAATCTTACATCCTTCAATAAATGCCCTTTTATACAAATCCTTCTTCTGAGGTTCTTTCTCCATACACTGTTCGATCTTTTCATAGAATATTTTACCTATGGGTACAGATAGAATCTCATCTAAGGATTCCACTTCTAATTCTGCCTTTATATTCATCTGTTTCAATCTTTCTGCAGCGGCATTTAGTTTTAATGTGTTTTTAGTAAAACCTGTAATTATTACTCTTAGAAAATCATATTTTTGTTTATAATTTATAATTTCATCCATTTTATCTTCTTCATCCCATTTCCATTCTATGGTTTTGAATTTACTTATACTTCCGATGTTCAATGGTTTATGAGTAATCTTTGAGCCTTCAATCTGTATTATGTTTACATATCTTTCTCCTTCATTGTCAAATGTTAAAGGTTCAATTGTTCCTGAATAGCATAAAGTTGTGTTTCCTATACTATATTCCTTATAGTTGTGATAATGTCCTAATGCTACATATTTGAATGGGAATTCCACTATGTCTTTTTTATACAGCGGAAAATAAAGATAATTCTTTAAGGCAGAGGTAAGTTTTTCATCAGACATTATAGAGCCATGTAAAACAGCTAAATCTATATCTTTTTTATTTACAAAGGATAAGACATCTCTACTGTTTTCTCCTTTTTTAAAGGGGTAAAATAGTATCTTTATGCCTTTTATGTTTAGAATTTTAGGTTCTGTAAATATAGTTAAAGGAGAATAAGAAAACAACTCTTCTATCTTATCTATTCCTTCATATTCATGGTTGCCCAATATAGCCAAAAATGGGGTTTGGGTTTTCTTTATAGTCTCTTTTAATCTTTTTCCATAAACAGAAATACTCTTCTCATCGTCAAATAAATCGCCGGCTACAATGACAAAATCATAATCCTTGGCAATAGTTATCAATTTTTCTATCTGCTTAAAAATGTCTTCCGTTCTTTCTTCTTTCCCGATATGCCAATCCGCAGTGTGAAGAATTTTTAAGCCCATTTTCTTTTCCCTAATACACATTTTACCCATACTATACCGAATATAAAACCACCGATGTGAGCAAACCAGGCTACACCACCCTTAATGGATGCGGCAAGAGAAGCAAATCCGTATAAAAATTGGATTAAAAACCAGAGGACAATGAATACAACAGCCGGTATATTTACAATGGTAATAAACAGGAAGATAGGTACGAGTGTGAGAATGCGTGCATAAGGAAAAAAACAGACATAGGCTGCTAAAACAGCGGAGATGGCTCCACTGGCACCGATTAAAGGAATAGTGGAGGAAGGAGAAAATAATCCCTGGAATATGGCGGAAAATATACCGCCTAACAAATAGAAGAGGAGGTATTGCAGATGTCCCATCCTATCTTCTACATTGTCACCGAAGATCCATAAAAACCACATATTCCCCAGAATATGTAAAAACCCACCATGAATAAACATATAGCACAAGCATCTCTTTATGGAATCAAGGGCTGAGAAATGTATAAAGAAGAGATTCGGCATGAATGCATAGGTAAAGATAAATGTATTTAGCCTATTGCCTTGAGATATTTCAAATAGAAATACAAATATACTGACCAGGATGATGCTCGTATTGATTATAGGAAAACTGCGAGAAGGGATATTATCCTTTAAGGGTATCATCTTTTTTCACTCTGTATTTTTTAAGGATATATTTTAAGACGAAAAACATGGGCAGACTTATTGCCATGCCTACAATTATGCTGCCTATCCATAGAGGAATGAGTACATCCAAGCCTAAGTGAAGATAGCGGGAAAATGAAAGTGGTTTGATGGCAAAGTTAACATCTCCTCCCGTAATAAAAATACCTACTTTATAACATATATAATATATGGGGATAGCCATTAGATGATTATTGAAAAAGCTGCCGAGCACAGCGGCTGCTTTGTTTATGCGAAAGAGGGCGGCTATGCCGAGAGCTAGGAAGGTATGTACACCGAATGTGGGGGTGATAGAGATGAATATTCCCAATGCCGCACTTTTTGCTACCCTTCCTGGTGTATCATTTAAAGATAGTAGTCCTTTTAATTGTTTTCTGAATGATTTCAGCCGCATCAAATTATGCCTTCGGTAGTTTTTTTAAATACAAGAATAAATGTCGCATTTATTCTTCTTTAATTAATTTCTCTTTCAATTTTTTCTTTATCTCGTTTTCTATCTGTCTTACTCTTTCCTTGGAGATATTGTATTTTTTCCCTATTTCCTGT is drawn from Deltaproteobacteria bacterium and contains these coding sequences:
- a CDS encoding AAA family ATPase; translated protein: MLKKLILEDFGKFNYKEVDLDKNITVIYGKNEAGKSTILDGIEYALFGKTRSERKYRGKVTLSFSYKEKMFSISNGKINGYPLYTIIKEFKELPLWLFESLFFVRTKELSITEKQGNKTFVSMMEKKLWGEVNFDIIVEKFRYSLGSYLNKFGENFKKKGELIEGWEEAQRKKETILKMIEDAKRLKNIEIEYQSYLKDKDRWIEELNRLSNLKKKEEYEKKIAINRKIKEEKREITLLETELDSYKEIEEDLQNIQKLRKEKEELKKNIEIKEIEQRQIQEGIKREKEYINVIQKRRTKDTILLFMGAALSIVLFFLKSKLFLISGLILFLGAIYTLFKTKIHKQIQNYEQRLSELNDENKKLKLGKEERKEKIEDILSKNRARTIMELEALGKRAKKIKDEIKFCEERLRIWGKDAPLEEQTIMANLEKMEKLTGKYDEERFLKLSENLRHLQQEMEENRQKKGELRHALENKDESEILKQLKITEEEIENIENKIEALGIAYKILKDIQKETGEKIKYIVEQEAAPIFSSITKNHYSMLRYNEQMKNIEVVNDKTLPALQLSNGTRDQLYLSLRIAFVTNILKDEAFFIMDEPFLTSDDDRRRKIIDTLFDLNHCQFIISTKDKDTYLDFVKKKAKGVFIQ
- a CDS encoding metallophosphoesterase; protein product: MGKMCIREKKMGLKILHTADWHIGKEERTEDIFKQIEKLITIAKDYDFVIVAGDLFDDEKSISVYGKRLKETIKKTQTPFLAILGNHEYEGIDKIEELFSYSPLTIFTEPKILNIKGIKILFYPFKKGENSRDVLSFVNKKDIDLAVLHGSIMSDEKLTSALKNYLYFPLYKKDIVEFPFKYVALGHYHNYKEYSIGNTTLCYSGTIEPLTFDNEGERYVNIIQIEGSKITHKPLNIGSISKFKTIEWKWDEEDKMDEIINYKQKYDFLRVIITGFTKNTLKLNAAAERLKQMNIKAELEVESLDEILSVPIGKIFYEKIEQCMEKEPQKKDLYKRAFIEGCKIISKC
- a CDS encoding rhomboid family intramembrane serine protease — its product is MIPLKDNIPSRSFPIINTSIILVSIFVFLFEISQGNRLNTFIFTYAFMPNLFFIHFSALDSIKRCLCYMFIHGGFLHILGNMWFLWIFGDNVEDRMGHLQYLLFYLLGGIFSAIFQGLFSPSSTIPLIGASGAISAVLAAYVCFFPYARILTLVPIFLFITIVNIPAVVFIVLWFLIQFLYGFASLAASIKGGVAWFAHIGGFIFGIVWVKCVLGKRKWA
- a CDS encoding DUF2062 domain-containing protein produces the protein MRLKSFRKQLKGLLSLNDTPGRVAKSAALGIFISITPTFGVHTFLALGIAALFRINKAAAVLGSFFNNHLMAIPIYYICYKVGIFITGGDVNFAIKPLSFSRYLHLGLDVLIPLWIGSIIVGMAISLPMFFVLKYILKKYRVKKDDTLKG